The Vampirovibrio chlorellavorus genome has a segment encoding these proteins:
- the proB gene encoding glutamate 5-kinase: MSATPYQQLRQAKRVVIKLGTQVVIELGADQQGRFAAQRLAGLTAQCAQLLAEGKEVILVSSGAVGLGRMVLKLSGSLTLNEKQACAAVGQSLLMDAYRALFAESGLTPAQVLLTAMDFADRKHYLNLQQTLETLLKLKAIPIINENDTTSTMELQEESYTKGFGDNDMLSALVASKLDADLLVILTNVDGIYTDNPLTNPKAQRIALIENFQDDMQRIDASGQSLLGRGGMSSKLEAARMASLSGVHTFITSGLQAGPLSPLLDSQAPENGTLVLPQANLSGKKRWIGMASGYHGAIVVNAGARKALVEKQASLLPVGIVAVAGDFLAQQVVRIQDEAGAELGRGLTHFSSDEIERIKGLPSDQIAIRLGFDAMGKACEHEEVIHRDNLVIFEEYGV; encoded by the coding sequence ATGTCTGCTACTCCCTATCAACAATTGCGTCAGGCCAAACGCGTGGTCATTAAGCTGGGCACGCAGGTGGTCATTGAGCTGGGAGCGGATCAACAGGGCCGCTTTGCCGCCCAGCGTCTGGCTGGGTTGACTGCACAGTGTGCCCAGCTGCTTGCCGAGGGCAAGGAGGTCATTCTGGTTTCCTCCGGGGCGGTGGGCCTGGGGCGGATGGTCTTAAAGCTCTCTGGCAGCCTGACCCTGAACGAAAAGCAAGCCTGTGCCGCCGTGGGGCAAAGCCTGCTGATGGACGCCTATCGGGCCTTATTCGCTGAATCCGGCTTAACCCCGGCGCAAGTGCTGCTAACCGCCATGGATTTCGCCGATCGCAAGCATTATCTTAATTTGCAGCAAACGCTGGAAACCCTGCTCAAGCTGAAGGCCATTCCCATCATCAATGAGAACGACACCACCTCCACCATGGAGTTACAGGAAGAGAGCTATACCAAGGGCTTTGGGGATAATGATATGCTGTCGGCGCTGGTGGCCAGTAAGCTGGACGCCGATTTGCTGGTGATTCTGACCAACGTGGACGGCATTTACACGGACAATCCGCTGACCAACCCCAAGGCCCAGCGCATTGCCCTGATTGAAAATTTTCAGGACGATATGCAGCGCATTGACGCTTCCGGGCAGTCCCTGCTGGGGCGGGGGGGCATGTCCTCCAAGCTGGAAGCAGCCCGTATGGCCTCCCTCAGTGGGGTGCATACCTTCATTACCTCAGGCCTGCAAGCCGGGCCGCTCAGTCCTTTGCTGGATTCGCAAGCGCCGGAGAATGGCACGCTGGTGTTACCGCAGGCCAATCTCAGTGGCAAAAAGCGCTGGATTGGGATGGCTTCTGGTTATCACGGGGCCATTGTGGTCAATGCGGGAGCCCGTAAGGCTTTGGTTGAAAAGCAGGCCAGCCTGTTGCCGGTGGGCATTGTGGCTGTGGCAGGGGATTTCCTGGCCCAGCAGGTGGTGCGCATTCAGGATGAGGCCGGGGCAGAGCTGGGCCGAGGGCTCACGCATTTTTCCTCCGATGAGATTGAGCGCATTAAGGGCTTGCCCAGTGATCAAATTGCCATACGGCTTGGGTTTGATGCCATGGGAAAGGCCTGTGAGCACGAAGAAGTGATTCACCGGGACAATCTGGTTATTTTTGAAGAATATGGCGTTTAA
- a CDS encoding thiazole synthase, translated as MSQLSESTAWHLGGETVNSRLLVGTALYPSPAIMLESIDASGTEVVTVSLRRQSPGSKGGESFWELLKDKHLKVLPNTAGCRNAKEAITTAHMAREIFNTPWIKLEVIGDDFTLQPDPFGLVEAAKALIKEGFEVFPYMTEDFMVAQKLVDAGCRILMPWAAPIGTGKGPMNLYALKLLRARLPQVQLIADAGIGLPSHASQVMEIGFDGVLLNSAIALAEHPPQMAQAFAQAVEAGRLAYLAGPMPQRDMAQPSTPVLGTPFWHQTSQKAGQSV; from the coding sequence ATGAGTCAATTATCGGAAAGCACAGCCTGGCACCTGGGCGGGGAAACAGTCAATAGCCGCCTGCTGGTGGGGACCGCCCTGTATCCGTCACCCGCCATTATGCTGGAGTCCATCGACGCTTCTGGCACCGAGGTGGTCACCGTGTCCCTGCGCCGACAATCCCCCGGAAGCAAGGGAGGGGAATCCTTTTGGGAGCTGCTGAAAGACAAACACCTGAAAGTTTTGCCCAACACCGCCGGATGCCGCAACGCCAAGGAAGCCATTACCACCGCCCACATGGCCCGGGAAATTTTCAACACCCCCTGGATCAAACTGGAAGTGATTGGCGATGACTTTACCCTGCAACCCGATCCCTTTGGGCTGGTGGAGGCGGCCAAAGCGCTGATTAAAGAGGGCTTTGAGGTCTTTCCCTACATGACGGAAGACTTTATGGTGGCCCAAAAACTGGTGGACGCCGGTTGCCGCATCCTGATGCCCTGGGCCGCCCCCATCGGCACGGGTAAGGGCCCCATGAATCTCTATGCGCTCAAACTCCTGAGAGCCCGCCTGCCGCAGGTGCAACTCATCGCCGACGCTGGCATTGGGCTGCCCTCCCATGCCTCTCAGGTCATGGAAATCGGCTTTGACGGGGTTTTGCTCAATTCAGCCATCGCCCTGGCCGAACATCCGCCCCAAATGGCCCAGGCCTTCGCCCAAGCGGTGGAGGCCGGTCGTTTGGCCTATCTGGCAGGCCCCATGCCCCAGCGAGACATGGCCCAGCCCAGCACCCCGGTTTTAGGTACCCCCTTTTGGCATCAAACTTCTCAGAAAGCAGGACAATCCGTATGA
- a CDS encoding DUF4041 domain-containing protein, with translation MNTIYITLILVAFLLIIIVFALNKQKKVLLNKLQDLEKQHIDTQNAFESANQNLQKYEKLTSTETYLNDLKNDVTQTQQQITTLNTEIEDKKLQAQAEKSRIEKEIQELEWLKAELNKQVRLLEEKSYLEDFGFYETKYNFEELSQYESALATIREKQKKLILSNTAATCSQEWTVKGSRAAGKKMETEKLQLMLRAFNGECDAATSKVKYNNVTTMENRVKASFKKINKLGQAVSCSIDEQYLDLKVQELLLIFEYQEKKQAEREEQRLIKEQMREEERTRKEIEAELKKTEDEEAKYNRALTIARQEMAEASDNQKAKLEAKIQQLENALTEAELRKERALSRAQITKSGHVYIISNVGSFGEDVYKIGMTRRLEPKDRVNELGDASVPFPFDIHAMIYCENAPELENQLHKRFNFHRVNQVNGRKEFFRVSIESIAKAVEEMGASSPTVNPAQIQFTLLAEAAEYRKSLAKIRSLEEVPA, from the coding sequence ATGAATACAATATATATCACCCTAATTTTAGTCGCTTTTTTGCTGATTATTATTGTTTTTGCCTTGAACAAGCAGAAAAAAGTTCTCCTCAATAAACTTCAAGATCTTGAAAAGCAACACATTGATACCCAAAACGCTTTTGAGTCAGCGAATCAAAATTTACAAAAGTACGAAAAACTCACCTCTACAGAAACTTATCTTAACGATCTAAAAAATGACGTGACTCAAACACAACAACAAATAACCACTTTAAATACTGAAATTGAAGATAAAAAATTACAAGCACAGGCTGAAAAAAGTCGAATTGAGAAAGAAATTCAAGAGCTTGAATGGCTCAAAGCAGAACTGAACAAACAAGTTCGTTTGCTTGAAGAAAAATCCTACTTGGAAGATTTTGGCTTTTACGAGACAAAATATAACTTTGAAGAACTCAGCCAATACGAATCCGCACTGGCAACAATCAGAGAAAAGCAAAAGAAATTGATTCTAAGCAATACAGCTGCAACTTGTAGTCAAGAATGGACTGTTAAAGGAAGCAGAGCCGCTGGAAAAAAGATGGAAACTGAGAAACTGCAACTCATGTTAAGAGCGTTCAACGGCGAGTGTGATGCTGCTACCTCAAAAGTCAAATATAACAACGTCACTACCATGGAAAACAGAGTCAAAGCTTCTTTCAAAAAAATTAATAAACTAGGGCAAGCCGTTTCTTGTTCCATTGATGAGCAATATCTTGATTTGAAAGTCCAAGAGCTATTACTGATTTTTGAATACCAGGAAAAGAAACAGGCTGAAAGAGAAGAACAACGATTAATTAAAGAGCAAATGCGAGAAGAAGAGCGGACTCGAAAAGAAATTGAAGCGGAACTCAAAAAAACAGAGGACGAGGAGGCAAAATACAACCGGGCCTTAACTATAGCTCGTCAGGAAATGGCCGAAGCAAGTGATAACCAGAAAGCTAAGCTTGAAGCGAAAATTCAGCAACTAGAAAATGCTTTGACAGAGGCAGAACTGCGTAAAGAAAGAGCGCTTTCACGAGCGCAAATCACAAAATCCGGTCACGTATACATTATTTCTAACGTTGGCTCATTTGGTGAAGATGTCTATAAAATAGGCATGACGCGTCGTCTTGAGCCGAAAGATAGGGTTAATGAACTCGGGGATGCCTCAGTCCCATTTCCCTTCGACATACATGCAATGATTTATTGTGAAAATGCCCCGGAACTGGAAAATCAACTGCACAAACGGTTTAATTTTCATCGTGTCAATCAGGTGAACGGAAGAAAAGAATTCTTTAGAGTCTCAATTGAGTCGATTGCAAAAGCCGTTGAAGAAATGGGAGCATCATCTCCCACGGTCAACCCTGCCCAAATTCAGTTCACCTTATTAGCGGAAGCGGCTGAATATAGAAAGAGCCTCGCAAAAATCAGGTCATTGGAAGAAGTTCCAGCTTAA
- a CDS encoding FAD-dependent oxidoreductase, with the protein MSQTVGIVGTGLLGRLLALTLRQRGWQVSLFDKDGPTVPHSCGYAGAGMLSPISELESAEPLIARLGFDSLPLWRQLIDSLNLSVYFQTEGTLIVAHHLDSADLHHFRHMLQGKLRQCQNGEVPATVASAIDWQLSSGPLAQLEPELSGRFHSGIFIPEEGQLDNRQLLIALENALNQAEIQCHWYTPVQALQGGQLETPSGHWRFDWVIDCRGLGAKPDWKNVRGVRGEIVRVYAPEVNLRRPVRLMHPRYPLYIAPRENHHYVIGATSIESEDSKPMTVQSAMELLSAAFAVHEGFAEASILDSLANCRPALPDHLPQLQLRPGLLRINGLYRHGFLIAPQVVQLACELLSGQPIPEHYQAIIQASTASGQAMPVCP; encoded by the coding sequence ATGAGTCAGACTGTTGGTATCGTGGGCACCGGCTTATTGGGCAGATTGCTGGCCCTTACTCTTCGCCAGCGGGGTTGGCAAGTCTCTCTGTTTGATAAAGACGGCCCCACGGTGCCCCACAGTTGTGGCTATGCGGGGGCAGGCATGCTGTCCCCCATTTCAGAGCTGGAGTCGGCGGAGCCCCTGATCGCCCGGCTGGGCTTTGACTCTCTGCCACTGTGGCGGCAGCTGATTGATAGCCTGAACTTGTCGGTCTATTTCCAGACCGAGGGCACCCTGATTGTGGCCCACCATCTGGATAGTGCCGACCTTCATCACTTTCGGCACATGCTGCAAGGGAAACTCCGGCAATGCCAGAACGGGGAAGTTCCGGCGACCGTGGCCAGCGCCATTGACTGGCAGCTCTCTTCCGGCCCATTGGCCCAACTGGAGCCGGAGCTGAGCGGGCGCTTTCACAGCGGTATTTTCATCCCGGAAGAAGGGCAGCTGGACAATCGCCAATTGCTGATCGCCCTGGAGAACGCATTGAATCAGGCCGAAATCCAGTGCCACTGGTACACCCCGGTGCAAGCGCTTCAAGGGGGACAGCTTGAAACACCAAGCGGGCATTGGCGCTTTGATTGGGTCATCGATTGCCGAGGGCTGGGGGCCAAACCAGACTGGAAAAACGTGCGCGGTGTGCGGGGGGAAATCGTGCGGGTGTACGCCCCGGAAGTGAATTTGCGTCGCCCGGTGCGGCTGATGCACCCCCGCTACCCGCTCTATATCGCCCCTCGGGAGAACCACCACTACGTCATCGGGGCCACCTCCATCGAGAGCGAGGACAGCAAACCCATGACCGTGCAATCGGCCATGGAGCTGTTGTCCGCCGCCTTTGCCGTGCATGAGGGCTTTGCTGAAGCGTCCATTCTGGACAGCCTGGCCAACTGCCGACCGGCTTTGCCCGATCACCTGCCCCAACTCCAGCTCCGCCCGGGCTTGCTGCGGATCAACGGCCTGTACCGGCATGGCTTTCTCATTGCCCCGCAGGTGGTGCAACTGGCTTGTGAGCTGCTCAGCGGGCAGCCCATCCCCGAGCATTACCAAGCGATCATTCAAGCCAGCACGGCATCAGGTCAAGCGATGCCCGTTTGCCCATGA
- the moeB gene encoding molybdopterin-synthase adenylyltransferase MoeB translates to MTFERASLTPEEQAHYSRHLKLKGFGLEKQLRLKKAKVLLVGAGGLGCPAGLYLAAAGVGTLGVVDFDRVERSNLQRQIAHRVENIGQSKVESLIAAMRAINPNVTYQPHAVAVDETNVMALIAGYDLVLDGSDNFATRFLVADACYLARIPLLQGAVFEYGAQLALFDSGQTACYRCVFEEPPQSNVLAPCAEVGVLGVVPGTVGVMMATEAIKYLTGLGDSIQGKLLIYKALSQSLKTLQLVKNPECPLCGEHPSIWAPQAMAVTCAASEELMAEDLKAFELSPEAFQSRLAQGWPLVDVREAEEFAAGHLPQAENMPLSGWDDQIWQARFELDEPVLLYCQKGVRSLKALQQLRSLGYQQVYSLTGGLSGWNGPLV, encoded by the coding sequence ATGACGTTTGAGAGAGCATCGCTCACCCCGGAAGAGCAGGCGCACTACAGTCGACACCTGAAGCTGAAGGGCTTTGGTCTGGAAAAGCAACTGCGCCTGAAAAAGGCCAAAGTCTTGCTGGTGGGCGCCGGTGGATTGGGTTGTCCGGCGGGCCTGTATCTGGCCGCGGCTGGGGTGGGAACCCTTGGGGTGGTCGATTTTGACCGGGTGGAGCGTAGTAATTTACAGCGTCAAATTGCCCACCGGGTGGAGAATATTGGTCAGTCCAAGGTGGAAAGTTTGATCGCCGCCATGCGGGCTATCAACCCGAATGTGACTTATCAGCCGCATGCGGTGGCCGTGGATGAGACCAATGTGATGGCCTTGATTGCGGGTTACGATCTGGTGCTGGATGGATCGGACAATTTTGCTACCCGCTTTTTAGTGGCCGATGCTTGCTATCTGGCCAGAATTCCCCTGCTGCAAGGGGCGGTTTTTGAGTATGGAGCCCAGTTGGCCCTGTTTGATTCAGGGCAGACCGCCTGTTATCGCTGCGTGTTTGAGGAGCCACCCCAATCAAACGTCTTGGCCCCCTGCGCGGAAGTGGGCGTGCTGGGCGTGGTGCCGGGCACGGTGGGGGTGATGATGGCCACGGAAGCCATTAAGTATTTAACCGGGCTGGGGGATTCTATTCAAGGGAAATTACTGATTTACAAAGCCCTGAGCCAAAGCCTGAAAACGCTCCAGTTGGTCAAAAACCCGGAATGCCCTCTGTGCGGAGAGCATCCCAGTATTTGGGCGCCCCAAGCGATGGCGGTAACTTGTGCGGCGTCGGAGGAATTGATGGCAGAGGACTTAAAAGCCTTTGAGCTATCGCCCGAAGCGTTTCAATCCAGGCTGGCCCAAGGCTGGCCGCTGGTGGACGTGCGTGAGGCGGAGGAGTTTGCCGCCGGGCATTTGCCGCAGGCGGAGAATATGCCCTTGTCAGGATGGGATGACCAGATCTGGCAGGCCCGGTTTGAACTGGATGAGCCTGTCTTGCTGTACTGCCAAAAAGGGGTGCGCAGTTTAAAAGCCCTGCAACAACTCCGATCGCTGGGGTATCAGCAGGTTTACAGTCTGACCGGTGGGCTTTCCGGGTGGAACGGCCCGCTGGTTTGA
- the thiC gene encoding phosphomethylpyrimidine synthase ThiC, with protein sequence MSLTTPVTHPNPLPTGSQAGVTTAPFPNSQKKYLAGQIHPDIRVPYREVSLSPSKVFNSDQLSENPPVALYDTSGPYTDPDVAIDVSRGLAPIRTHWIEKRNDTELTERQILNYGGKSLLSVPSLQRQPRRAKSGHNVSQMHYARQGIITPEMEFVALRENLRNQALKEGLPKEGLIELERKSRLKGNPLGAQIPEEITPEFVRQEIARGRAIIPANINHPELEPTIIGRNFLVKINANIGNSAVSSSIEEEVEKLVWSIRWGADTVMDLSTGTNIHATRDYILRNAPVPIGTVPIYQALEKVEGKAEELTWDIFRDTLIEQAEQGVDYFTIHAGVLLKYVPLTANRMTGIVSRGGSIMAKWCLAHHQENFLYTHFEDICEIMKAYDVSFSLGDGLRPGSIADANDAAQFGELETLGELTQLAWKHDVQTMIEGPGHVPMHMIQENMEKQLKHCDEAPFYTLGPLTTDVAPGYDHITSGIGAAMIGWFGTAMLCYVTPKEHLGLPNREDVKTGVITYKIAAHAADLAKGHPAARYRDDALSKARFEFRWEDQFNLSLDPETARAFHDETLPADGAKEAQFCSMCGPKFCSMSITQDVRELAEKTGDLKA encoded by the coding sequence ATGAGTTTAACCACACCCGTCACCCATCCAAATCCCTTGCCCACGGGCAGCCAAGCGGGCGTCACCACCGCCCCCTTCCCCAACTCCCAAAAGAAATATCTGGCAGGACAAATTCACCCGGACATTCGGGTGCCTTACCGGGAAGTGAGCCTGTCCCCTTCCAAGGTGTTCAATAGCGATCAGCTGAGTGAAAATCCGCCGGTGGCCCTGTACGATACCTCCGGCCCATACACTGACCCGGATGTGGCCATTGACGTCAGCCGGGGGCTGGCTCCCATTCGCACCCACTGGATTGAAAAACGTAACGATACGGAACTGACCGAACGCCAAATTCTAAATTACGGGGGTAAAAGCCTGCTGAGCGTACCCAGCTTGCAACGACAACCGCGTCGGGCCAAAAGCGGCCACAACGTCAGCCAGATGCACTATGCCCGCCAAGGGATTATTACCCCGGAAATGGAATTTGTGGCCTTGCGAGAAAACTTGCGGAATCAGGCCCTTAAAGAAGGCCTCCCAAAAGAAGGACTCATCGAGCTGGAGCGCAAAAGCCGCCTGAAAGGGAATCCGCTGGGGGCCCAAATTCCCGAGGAGATTACCCCGGAATTCGTACGGCAGGAAATCGCCCGAGGACGGGCCATCATTCCGGCCAACATCAATCACCCGGAGTTGGAACCCACCATTATTGGTCGCAATTTTCTGGTGAAGATCAACGCCAATATCGGCAACTCGGCGGTGTCCTCCTCCATTGAGGAAGAGGTGGAAAAGCTGGTGTGGTCCATCCGGTGGGGGGCGGACACGGTCATGGATCTGTCCACCGGAACCAACATCCACGCCACCCGCGATTATATTTTGCGCAACGCCCCGGTGCCCATCGGCACAGTGCCCATTTATCAGGCCCTGGAAAAAGTGGAGGGCAAGGCCGAGGAGCTGACCTGGGACATCTTCCGGGATACCCTGATTGAGCAGGCCGAGCAAGGGGTGGATTACTTCACCATTCACGCAGGCGTGCTGCTGAAGTACGTGCCACTGACGGCCAACCGCATGACCGGAATCGTCTCCCGAGGCGGCTCCATTATGGCAAAATGGTGTCTGGCCCATCACCAAGAGAATTTCCTCTACACCCACTTTGAAGACATTTGCGAGATTATGAAAGCCTACGATGTCAGCTTCTCGCTGGGGGATGGCTTACGTCCGGGATCGATTGCCGATGCCAACGACGCCGCCCAATTCGGGGAGCTGGAAACCTTGGGCGAACTGACTCAACTGGCCTGGAAGCACGATGTGCAGACCATGATTGAAGGCCCCGGACACGTGCCCATGCACATGATTCAGGAGAATATGGAAAAGCAACTGAAGCACTGTGATGAAGCGCCCTTCTATACATTGGGGCCACTGACCACGGATGTGGCGCCCGGTTACGATCACATTACTAGCGGCATTGGGGCGGCCATGATCGGTTGGTTTGGCACGGCCATGTTGTGCTACGTGACCCCCAAGGAGCATTTGGGCCTACCCAACCGGGAGGACGTCAAAACGGGCGTGATCACCTATAAAATTGCCGCCCACGCCGCCGACTTGGCCAAAGGACACCCGGCAGCCCGTTACCGGGATGATGCCCTGTCCAAGGCCCGCTTTGAATTCCGGTGGGAAGATCAATTTAACCTCTCGCTGGACCCGGAAACAGCCCGGGCCTTCCACGATGAGACCCTACCCGCTGATGGGGCCAAAGAGGCTCAGTTTTGTTCTATGTGCGGCCCCAAGTTCTGCTCCATGAGCATTACTCAGGACGTTCGGGAACTGGCCGAAAAAACAGGTGATCTCAAAGCATGA
- a CDS encoding glutamate-5-semialdehyde dehydrogenase — MVTQSMNPLEESLKQSKDAFLAMSTLPTAQKNEALAQFAAIIEANVDFLLTENRKDIGQAEQDGLTPSLYQRLKLDAGKIKQLAQGLRDLIQLPDPAGQVLSQTVLDEGLVLEKLTVPLGVIGIIFESRPDVIPQILSLILKSGNAVVLKGGREASRSNAAFMQLVDQLNARCPFLPAHWATLLDSREAVQEMLNYPQYVDLVIPRGSNQLVQSIMAATKIPVLGHADGVCHLYVHASANIEQAVALAIDAKTQYPAACNALETLLVDAAIAQQFLPQFAQAAKQAGIALKGCSATQAILPKIEPATEADWRAEYGDLTLAVKVVPTLEAAMAHINQYGSHHTDAIVAQDSDVLERFLNGIDSACVFANASTRFADGFRFGLGAEIGISTAKTHARGPVGLEGLVIYKYKLRGQGQIVADYVGEAAKPFLHRPL; from the coding sequence ATGGTCACCCAATCGATGAACCCCCTGGAAGAGTCTCTGAAGCAGAGCAAGGATGCTTTTCTGGCCATGTCCACCCTGCCCACGGCCCAAAAAAATGAGGCCTTGGCCCAGTTTGCGGCCATTATTGAAGCCAACGTCGATTTTTTGCTGACGGAAAACCGCAAAGATATCGGCCAAGCCGAGCAGGACGGCCTGACCCCCAGCCTGTACCAGCGTCTGAAGCTGGATGCCGGGAAAATCAAGCAGTTGGCCCAAGGACTTCGGGATTTGATCCAGTTGCCCGATCCGGCGGGACAGGTCTTAAGTCAGACTGTGCTGGATGAGGGCTTGGTGCTGGAGAAGCTGACCGTCCCTTTGGGGGTGATCGGCATTATTTTTGAGTCTCGCCCGGACGTCATCCCCCAGATTTTGTCCCTGATATTAAAAAGCGGGAACGCCGTGGTGTTGAAAGGCGGGCGGGAAGCCAGCCGCTCCAACGCCGCTTTTATGCAACTGGTGGATCAGTTGAACGCCCGCTGTCCCTTTTTGCCCGCCCACTGGGCCACCCTGCTGGATAGCCGGGAAGCCGTGCAGGAAATGCTGAATTATCCGCAGTACGTGGATTTGGTCATTCCCCGGGGTTCCAATCAGTTGGTGCAATCCATTATGGCCGCCACCAAAATTCCGGTGCTGGGCCACGCCGATGGGGTTTGTCATTTGTATGTACATGCCAGCGCCAATATCGAGCAGGCTGTCGCTTTGGCCATTGATGCCAAAACCCAGTACCCGGCGGCCTGTAACGCTCTGGAGACCTTGCTGGTGGATGCGGCCATTGCCCAGCAATTCCTGCCGCAATTTGCCCAAGCAGCCAAACAGGCGGGCATTGCTTTGAAGGGCTGTTCTGCCACACAGGCCATTTTGCCTAAGATTGAGCCTGCCACCGAGGCCGACTGGCGGGCTGAGTACGGGGATTTAACCCTGGCCGTTAAAGTGGTGCCTACTCTGGAAGCGGCCATGGCCCATATCAACCAGTACGGCTCGCACCATACGGATGCCATCGTGGCTCAAGATAGTGATGTGTTGGAGCGCTTTTTGAACGGCATCGACTCCGCCTGTGTGTTTGCCAATGCCTCCACCCGCTTTGCCGATGGTTTTCGCTTTGGCTTGGGGGCCGAAATTGGCATTAGCACGGCCAAAACCCATGCCCGTGGCCCGGTGGGTCTGGAAGGGCTGGTGATTTATAAGTACAAACTGCGCGGCCAAGGACAGATTGTGGCCGATTATGTAGGCGAAGCGGCCAAACCCTTCCTGCATCGCCCGTTGTAA
- the thiD gene encoding bifunctional hydroxymethylpyrimidine kinase/phosphomethylpyrimidine kinase → MNQPASSFSPSPASSSYSSTSSSGSASASTAAKPIVWTIAGSDSGGGAGIQADLKTMNALGTHGCSVITALTAQNTQAVNAIELPTPSMLQGQLEALRIDLPPVALKLGMLGDAQGIGIIANTLKALNTLIVCDPVMVSTSGHDLRQADALQALKSQLLPWVHLLTPNLPEAEILAEQTITSTEAMESAARKILQLGVRSVLIKGGHFDGDFAQDYWTNGTQHAWLTSSRIETEQTHGTGCTLSAAITACLGLGYQELDAIVIAKAYVNQGLRLAPKVGHGQGPLAHLGWPETQDDLPWITDSAEAGQHRPQFRDCGEQPLGFYPIVNRAEWLEKLLPLGVSTVQLRIKDLQGEALEREIAQASAYARQMNCRLFINDYWQLALKHNAYGVHLGQEDLATADLAAIQTADLRLGVSTHCYREVARALAVRPSYMAVGPIFNTTTKTMYFQPQGLEALARWRRSLPNYPLVAIAGIFLDNAPEVLATGVDSIAVVRDVTQAEDLPQRVGQWLALFEQKKKTVCNY, encoded by the coding sequence ATGAACCAACCCGCATCTTCTTTCTCTCCTTCCCCCGCTTCATCTTCATATTCATCCACCTCCTCTTCTGGTTCCGCCAGTGCCTCAACGGCCGCCAAACCCATCGTGTGGACCATTGCCGGTTCCGATTCCGGTGGCGGGGCAGGCATACAAGCCGATCTCAAGACCATGAACGCCCTGGGCACCCATGGCTGTTCCGTGATCACCGCCCTGACCGCACAAAACACCCAAGCGGTTAACGCCATTGAGTTGCCCACCCCCAGCATGCTGCAAGGGCAACTGGAGGCCTTACGTATCGATCTACCGCCGGTGGCCCTGAAACTGGGTATGTTGGGCGACGCCCAAGGCATTGGCATCATTGCCAATACCCTGAAAGCGTTAAACACCCTGATCGTCTGCGATCCGGTCATGGTCTCCACCAGTGGGCACGACCTCCGGCAAGCCGATGCTTTACAGGCTCTGAAAAGCCAGTTACTGCCCTGGGTGCATCTGCTGACGCCCAACCTGCCGGAGGCGGAAATTCTGGCCGAGCAAACCATCACCAGCACCGAGGCTATGGAAAGCGCCGCCCGAAAAATCCTGCAATTGGGGGTACGATCCGTACTGATCAAGGGCGGGCACTTCGACGGCGATTTCGCCCAGGATTATTGGACCAATGGCACTCAGCACGCCTGGCTGACCTCTAGCCGCATAGAGACCGAGCAAACCCACGGCACCGGCTGCACCTTGTCCGCGGCCATTACCGCCTGCTTAGGGTTGGGGTATCAGGAACTGGACGCCATTGTCATCGCCAAGGCCTACGTCAATCAGGGCTTACGACTGGCCCCCAAGGTCGGTCACGGGCAAGGCCCCTTGGCGCATTTGGGATGGCCGGAAACGCAGGACGATCTGCCCTGGATCACCGACAGCGCCGAAGCCGGGCAGCATCGCCCTCAGTTTCGCGATTGTGGCGAACAGCCATTGGGATTTTATCCCATCGTCAACCGGGCGGAGTGGCTGGAAAAATTGCTGCCCCTAGGGGTTTCCACGGTGCAGTTGCGTATCAAGGATCTGCAAGGAGAGGCGCTGGAGCGGGAAATCGCCCAGGCCAGCGCTTATGCCCGCCAGATGAATTGCCGCCTGTTCATCAACGATTACTGGCAACTGGCCCTCAAGCACAACGCCTACGGGGTGCATTTGGGGCAGGAGGACTTGGCCACCGCCGATTTGGCAGCCATTCAGACTGCCGATTTGCGCTTGGGGGTCAGTACCCACTGCTACCGGGAAGTGGCCCGCGCGCTGGCCGTTCGACCCTCTTATATGGCCGTGGGCCCCATTTTCAACACCACCACCAAAACCATGTACTTTCAGCCCCAAGGTCTGGAAGCCTTGGCCCGGTGGCGACGCAGCCTGCCGAATTATCCGCTGGTGGCCATCGCCGGGATTTTTCTGGACAACGCCCCGGAGGTTTTGGCCACGGGTGTGGACAGCATCGCCGTGGTGCGGGATGTTACCCAAGCCGAGGATCTCCCTCAGCGGGTAGGCCAGTGGCTGGCCTTGTTCGAGCAGAAAAAGAAAACAGTTTGTAACTATTAA
- the thiS gene encoding sulfur carrier protein ThiS, whose protein sequence is MMQLLVNGEPHQVPEATSVQDLLNQLGYEPKAIAVAVDGDFVPKHQYATLALRPAQSVEVLSPMQGG, encoded by the coding sequence ATGATGCAACTACTTGTAAATGGTGAACCCCACCAAGTGCCGGAAGCCACCAGCGTTCAAGATCTGCTGAACCAACTGGGCTACGAGCCCAAAGCCATCGCCGTGGCCGTGGATGGCGACTTCGTGCCCAAGCACCAGTACGCAACGCTCGCCCTGCGGCCCGCCCAATCCGTGGAAGTGCTGTCCCCCATGCAGGGCGGTTAA